The proteins below are encoded in one region of Pygocentrus nattereri isolate fPygNat1 chromosome 13, fPygNat1.pri, whole genome shotgun sequence:
- the LOC108415544 gene encoding uncharacterized protein LOC108415544 isoform X1 — protein sequence MTEAVDRLRLLQFVLIQALFLTGCSSESDRNVECQKITGTVGKPLTLTCNIVGDQSCSCTQYKWKKNGIELKNGTGTDCKGKCTLNYTIQNPSMTDSGTFTLWVQLTSGCNEGHFSVILSEEVIPAAPEEVIPAAPEEVIPAAPENVTLAPQGSGAKAPQEKTEQPDDKSARNHQVVVIFAALLTILGLTYLAIFCRNHRTTISQRLNFDLFRKQSTSQGMV from the exons ATGACCGAGGCTGTGGACCGACTGCGTCTGCTTCAGTTTGTGCTGATCCAAGCCCTGTTTCTCACAGGCTGCTCCAGTGAAAGTGACAGAA aTGTCGAATGTCAGAAGATAACTGGAACAGTTGGGAAACCATTAACTCTGACCTGCAATATTGTAGGTGATCAAAGCTGCAGCTGTACTCAATACAAATGGAAAAAGAATGGAATTGAGCTGAAAAATGGCACTGGCACTGATTGTAAAGGGAAATGTACATTGAATTACACAATTCAGAATCCATCCATGACAGACAGCGGGACATTTACACTTTGGGTACAACTGACAAGTGGATGTAATGAAGGACATTTCAGTGTGATCTTATCAG AGGAGGTCATTCCTGCAGCACCAG AGGAGGTCATTCCTGCAGCACCAG AGGAGGTCATTCCTGCTGCACCAG AGAATGTCACTCTTGCACCCCAAG GTTCGGGCGCCAAGGCACCACAAG aaaaaacagaacagcCTGACGACAAAAGTGCTCGTAATCATCAAGTGGTTGTAATTTTTGCGGCCCTCCTGACCATCTTAGGCCTCACTTATTTGGCGATTTTCTGCAGAAACCATAGAACAACGATTTCTCAGAGACTGAATTTTGACCTCTTCAGGAAGCAAAGCACATCGCAGGGAATGGTGTGA
- the LOC108415544 gene encoding uncharacterized protein LOC108415544 isoform X2, translating into MTEAVDRLRLLQFVLIQALFLTGCSSESDRNVECQKITGTVGKPLTLTCNIVGDQSCSCTQYKWKKNGIELKNGTGTDCKGKCTLNYTIQNPSMTDSGTFTLWVQLTSGCNEGHFSVILSEEVIPAAPEEVIPAAPENVTLAPQGSGAKAPQEKTEQPDDKSARNHQVVVIFAALLTILGLTYLAIFCRNHRTTISQRLNFDLFRKQSTSQGMV; encoded by the exons ATGACCGAGGCTGTGGACCGACTGCGTCTGCTTCAGTTTGTGCTGATCCAAGCCCTGTTTCTCACAGGCTGCTCCAGTGAAAGTGACAGAA aTGTCGAATGTCAGAAGATAACTGGAACAGTTGGGAAACCATTAACTCTGACCTGCAATATTGTAGGTGATCAAAGCTGCAGCTGTACTCAATACAAATGGAAAAAGAATGGAATTGAGCTGAAAAATGGCACTGGCACTGATTGTAAAGGGAAATGTACATTGAATTACACAATTCAGAATCCATCCATGACAGACAGCGGGACATTTACACTTTGGGTACAACTGACAAGTGGATGTAATGAAGGACATTTCAGTGTGATCTTATCAG AGGAGGTCATTCCTGCAGCACCAG AGGAGGTCATTCCTGCTGCACCAG AGAATGTCACTCTTGCACCCCAAG GTTCGGGCGCCAAGGCACCACAAG aaaaaacagaacagcCTGACGACAAAAGTGCTCGTAATCATCAAGTGGTTGTAATTTTTGCGGCCCTCCTGACCATCTTAGGCCTCACTTATTTGGCGATTTTCTGCAGAAACCATAGAACAACGATTTCTCAGAGACTGAATTTTGACCTCTTCAGGAAGCAAAGCACATCGCAGGGAATGGTGTGA